A stretch of the Alosa alosa isolate M-15738 ecotype Scorff River chromosome 16, AALO_Geno_1.1, whole genome shotgun sequence genome encodes the following:
- the prmt6 gene encoding protein arginine N-methyltransferase 6, which translates to MMSLCSKKRKLDKNVQDNLYFDSYSDVTIHEEMIADHVRTNTYRMAILRNSNAIEGKVVLDVGAGTGVLSIFCAQAGARKVYAVEGSSIADQAVKIVKLNKMEDKIDIIKGTLEAIDLPEQVDVIVSEWMGYALLHESMLNSVLFARDKWLKPGGLILPCKAELYLAPINDLVSEDRLNFWSTVKNQYGVDMSCMTDFARRCIMNNDITVNPVTVEDVLSHPSKFAELDLYTVTVDQLKSVKGIFSCDCFGSSTVNALCVWFTVTFPGGEKPLILSTSPFKQETHWKQAILYLDEPVDVEQDTKVEGEIHMYPSAESSRHICIHVDYSIGQLKMQSKTFSIPDGYSETQP; encoded by the coding sequence ATGATGTCTCTGTGTagcaaaaaaagaaagttaGATAAAAATGTTCAGGATAATCTGTATTTCGACAGTTATTCTGATGTTACAATACACGAGGAAATGATTGCTGACCATGTACGGACAAACACGTATAGGATGGCCATCCTGAGAAACAGCAATGCAATCGAAGGTAAAGTTGTCCTGGATGTCGGTGCAGGCACCGGTGTTCTTAGCATTTTCTGTGCCCAAGCTGGTGCCAGAAAGGTATATGCCGTTGAGGGAAGTTCAATTGCCGATCAAGCAGTTAAAATCGTAAAACTGAATAAGATGGAGGACAAGATCGATATCATTAAAGGCACTCTGGAGGCGATCGATCTGCCCGAGCAGGTGGATGTGATTGTTAGCGAGTGGATGGGCTATGCACTGCTTCACGAGTCCATGCTGAATTCCGTCCTTTTCGCTCGAGACAAATGGTTGAAACCAGGCGGCCTCATCCTTCCCTGCAAAGCGGAACTGTACCTCGCGCCGATCAATGACCTTGTGTCGGAGGACCGCTTGAACTTTTGGAGCACAGTTAAGAATCAGTACGGTGTCGACATGTCGTGCATGACAGACTTTGCTAGGAGGTGCATCATGAACAATGACATCACAGTAAATCCGGTGACTGTAGAGGACGTGCTGTCCCATCCATCTAAATTTGCCGAGCTGGACTTGTATACTGTGACGGTGGATCAGTTGAAATCGGTGAAAGGCATCTTTAGCTGCGACTGTTTCGGCTCGTCTACTGTGAACGCTCTTTGCGTGTGGTTCACGGTAACGTTCCCCGGTGGAGAAAAGCCATTGATCCTCTCCACGTCTCCGTTCAAACAGGAAACCCACTGGAAGCAAGCCATTCTCTATCTAGACGAACCTGTGGATGTTGAACAAGACACAAAGGTAGAGGGCGAGATCCATATGTATCCCTCTGCGGAGAGCTCCAGGCATATTTGCATCCACGTGGACTACTCAATTGGACAGCTGAAGATGCAGTCTAAGACATTTTCCATCCCCGATGGTTATTCAGAAACACAGCCCTAG